One Streptomyces sp. NBC_00102 DNA segment encodes these proteins:
- a CDS encoding LysR family transcriptional regulator — translation MTVPDLDPRLLRAFLAVAEDLHFTRAAARLFVAQQALSRDIRRLERLLGAALFVRTTRQVVLTTDGERLVPHARRVLDAHAALGAAFADAAARPLLVDLNTDGMTAARVLDRARELAPECELMARFESGLTWAAGEILAGRLDASFGRAGGLDPAVRAGLHVQPVRYEPMAVLLPSAHPLAPREVVALADLAGETVYAGAGNARTREWTDLAALLFEEWDIHLAPPTPLAVGVAEFQRIMAKTGYPVLAVVGFPPLPGTVLRPLVRPVPLSPLLLVHRKGMRHPGLDALRTAAVQLQSSEGWMVRPPGSWLPEADALAMASQA, via the coding sequence GTGACCGTCCCCGACCTCGATCCCCGGCTGCTGCGCGCCTTCCTCGCCGTCGCCGAGGACCTGCACTTCACCCGGGCCGCAGCCCGCCTCTTCGTGGCCCAGCAGGCGCTGAGCCGGGACATCCGCAGGCTGGAGAGGCTGCTCGGTGCCGCGCTGTTCGTCCGTACCACCCGGCAGGTCGTCCTCACGACGGACGGCGAACGGCTCGTCCCGCACGCCCGCCGGGTGCTCGACGCGCACGCCGCGCTCGGCGCCGCCTTCGCCGACGCGGCGGCCCGGCCGCTCCTGGTGGACCTGAACACGGACGGGATGACGGCCGCCCGGGTGCTGGACCGGGCGCGCGAACTCGCCCCGGAATGCGAGCTGATGGCCCGATTCGAGTCCGGCCTCACCTGGGCCGCCGGGGAGATCCTCGCCGGACGGCTGGACGCCTCCTTCGGCCGGGCCGGCGGGCTCGACCCCGCGGTGCGCGCGGGTCTCCACGTGCAACCCGTGCGCTACGAGCCGATGGCCGTCCTGCTGCCGTCCGCTCATCCTCTCGCTCCGCGCGAGGTCGTCGCCCTCGCCGATCTGGCCGGGGAAACCGTCTACGCGGGGGCAGGCAATGCGCGCACCCGCGAGTGGACCGACCTCGCCGCACTCCTTTTCGAAGAGTGGGACATCCACCTGGCACCGCCCACTCCGCTTGCCGTAGGAGTGGCCGAATTTCAACGGATCATGGCGAAGACGGGATACCCGGTGCTCGCCGTTGTCGGTTTTCCTCCGCTTCCGGGCACGGTGCTCCGACCCCTCGTGCGCCCGGTCCCGCTCTCCCCGCTCCTGCTGGTCCACCGGAAGGGGATGCGGCATCCCGGTTTGGACGCCCTCCGTACCGCCGCCGTTCAACTTCAGTCGTCAGAAGGGTGGATGGTACGGCCACCTGGTTCCTGGCTGCCCGAAGCGGACGCTCTCGCGATGGCGTCCCAGGCGTGA
- a CDS encoding MFS transporter gives MSPGAPGNAYLRLLRTPGARAFTAGNLLARLPMGMFSVSAVLMIAGSRGSYALAGAVTATGLVATAVVAPLTARLVDRYGQARIAVPATALAAAGALVLALCVRLDAPTWTLFLAYSATATAPNTGGMSRARWSHLLRDDPAALHTANSFEQAADELCFMLGPVLAATLCGTLFPEAGTVTGAVLMMSGILIFAAQRSTEPPVAPRTVRARSPFRSPGMPALLAVFLATGAVFGTMEVVSIAHAGGAVLALQATGSCVAGLLYGALRPARNLAARLTLCLAAMTALMCLPLLAVATTGSLLALALCLLAAGAATAPTMVTGMTLVQRLTPATQLNEGMTIAVTALLGGVAAGSATGGWLVEHGGTIPGYAAPACAAGLALVVSVVGAGRRAGRTAGEAGRARRGEATTG, from the coding sequence ATATCGCCCGGGGCTCCCGGCAACGCCTATCTGCGGCTGCTGCGCACCCCGGGCGCCCGCGCCTTCACGGCGGGGAACCTGCTGGCCCGGCTGCCGATGGGGATGTTCAGCGTCAGCGCGGTGCTGATGATCGCGGGCTCCCGCGGCTCGTACGCCCTGGCGGGCGCGGTGACCGCGACCGGTCTGGTGGCGACCGCCGTGGTGGCGCCCCTGACGGCGCGGCTCGTCGACCGCTACGGCCAGGCCAGGATCGCCGTCCCCGCCACCGCGCTCGCCGCGGCCGGCGCCCTCGTCCTGGCGCTCTGCGTACGCCTCGACGCCCCGACCTGGACCCTCTTCCTCGCGTACTCCGCCACGGCCACCGCCCCCAACACCGGCGGTATGTCACGTGCCCGCTGGTCACACCTGCTCCGGGACGACCCGGCCGCCCTGCACACCGCCAACTCCTTCGAACAGGCCGCAGACGAGCTCTGCTTCATGCTCGGCCCGGTCCTCGCCGCCACGCTCTGCGGCACGCTCTTCCCGGAGGCGGGCACGGTCACGGGCGCGGTGCTGATGATGAGCGGCATCCTGATCTTCGCCGCCCAGCGCTCCACGGAGCCGCCGGTCGCCCCCCGTACGGTCCGGGCGCGCTCCCCGTTCCGCTCCCCCGGCATGCCCGCGCTGCTCGCCGTGTTCCTGGCGACGGGGGCGGTCTTCGGCACGATGGAGGTCGTGTCGATCGCGCACGCCGGGGGCGCGGTGCTCGCTCTCCAGGCCACCGGCTCCTGCGTGGCGGGGCTGCTCTACGGTGCGCTGCGCCCGGCCCGGAACCTCGCGGCGCGGCTGACGCTCTGCCTCGCCGCGATGACCGCGCTGATGTGTCTGCCGCTGCTGGCGGTCGCCACCACCGGCTCGCTGCTCGCCCTGGCGCTCTGCCTGCTGGCGGCGGGCGCGGCCACCGCGCCGACCATGGTGACCGGCATGACGCTCGTCCAACGCCTGACCCCGGCGACCCAGTTGAACGAGGGCATGACGATCGCGGTGACCGCCCTGCTCGGCGGGGTCGCGGCCGGCTCGGCCACCGGCGGCTGGCTGGTGGAGCACGGCGGCACGATCCCCGGGTACGCCGCCCCCGCCTGCGCCGCCGGACTCGCCCTCGTGGTCTCCGTCGTCGGTGCGGGACGACGGGCGGGACGGACGGCCGGAGAGGCAGGACGCGCGCGTCGGGGCGAGGCCACCACCGGCTGA
- a CDS encoding alginate lyase family protein translates to MPVTPTPSRAPAPRRGRRRPALLLTAAAAAAALVVGFLSGPGAPHAEAAPATFTHPGVTVSQGQLDFARTKVNAGAQPWKGAYDQMMASGYASLSRTAKPRATVECGSYSNPNNGCTDEREDAIAAYTDALAWYITRDERYAKKSIELMDAWSATITSHTNSNAPLQTGWAGSSWPKAAEIIKYTYTGTWANSGRFSTMLRNVYLPQLINGSNSNGNWELSMMEAAVGISVFLEDKTSYDKAIAKFRTRTAAYVYLASDGAVPKTVPSQNLDTTAKIVSYWQGQSTFVTGLTQETCRDFTHTGYGISAISHIAETSRIQGQDLYGTDVGERLRQALGFQSKYQRGEAVPSWLCGGSLNLGLGPVTEVGYNALHNRLGIAMTNTQALTEQNRPAGSNNLFVAWETLTHGDNPN, encoded by the coding sequence ATGCCAGTCACCCCCACACCTTCGCGCGCTCCCGCACCGCGCCGCGGCCGCAGGCGCCCCGCACTCCTCCTCACCGCGGCGGCAGCGGCGGCAGCGCTCGTCGTCGGGTTCCTCTCCGGGCCCGGCGCCCCGCACGCCGAGGCGGCGCCGGCCACCTTCACCCACCCCGGAGTCACCGTCTCGCAGGGCCAGTTGGACTTCGCCCGCACCAAGGTCAACGCCGGTGCGCAGCCCTGGAAGGGTGCGTACGACCAGATGATGGCGAGCGGCTACGCGAGCCTGAGCCGCACCGCCAAGCCCCGCGCGACCGTCGAGTGCGGCTCGTACTCCAACCCCAACAACGGCTGTACGGACGAGCGCGAGGACGCGATCGCCGCGTACACCGACGCCCTCGCCTGGTACATCACCCGGGACGAGCGGTACGCGAAGAAGTCCATCGAGCTGATGGACGCCTGGTCGGCGACGATCACCAGCCACACCAACAGCAACGCCCCGCTGCAGACCGGCTGGGCGGGCTCCTCGTGGCCCAAGGCGGCCGAGATCATCAAGTACACCTACACCGGGACCTGGGCCAACTCCGGTCGCTTCTCGACCATGTTGAGGAACGTCTACCTGCCGCAGCTCATCAACGGCTCCAACTCCAACGGCAACTGGGAGCTGTCGATGATGGAGGCCGCCGTCGGCATCTCCGTCTTCCTGGAGGACAAGACCTCCTACGACAAGGCGATCGCGAAGTTCCGCACCCGTACGGCGGCGTACGTCTACCTCGCGTCGGACGGCGCGGTGCCCAAGACCGTACCGAGCCAGAACCTCGACACCACCGCGAAGATCGTCAGCTACTGGCAGGGCCAGTCCACCTTCGTCACCGGCCTCACCCAGGAGACCTGCCGCGACTTCACCCACACCGGGTACGGCATCTCGGCCATCTCGCACATCGCGGAGACCAGCCGCATCCAGGGCCAGGACCTCTACGGCACGGACGTCGGCGAGCGGCTGCGCCAGGCCCTCGGCTTCCAGTCCAAGTACCAGCGCGGAGAGGCCGTCCCGAGCTGGCTCTGCGGCGGGTCCCTCAACCTCGGCCTCGGCCCCGTCACCGAGGTCGGCTACAACGCCCTGCACAACCGCCTCGGCATCGCGATGACCAACACCCAGGCCCTGACCGAGCAGAACCGCCCGGCCGGCAGCAACAACCTCTTCGTGGCCTGGGAGACCCTGACCCACGGGGACAACCCGAACTGA